The Streptomyces sp. NBC_00286 nucleotide sequence TAGAACTCGGGCGCGGCTCCGGTGAAACTCGCGTCCGCGAGCACGGCCTTGGTCGCAGGGAAGAAGAACTGCTCGGTGGCGAACATCTTGGCGCTCGCCGGGTCGCTGTTGAGGAACTGCGCGAACTGCGCCGCCGCGATCTTGTTCTTGGTGGCCGCGGTGACCGCGGTCGTGGAACCGCCCCAGTTGCCGGAGACCGGCTTGGCGGCATCCCACTGCGGCAGCGGCGCCGCCCGCCACTTGCCCGAGGTGACCTTGGCCGAGCCGGACAGGAAGGACGGGCCCCAGGCCGCGGTGAGCCAGGTGGCGTACTTGCCCTTGTTGAACCCGGCGTACCAGGGGTCGGTGAAGTCCGGGTCGGTGCTGATGACGCCTTCCTTCGCGAGCCCGCCCCAGTACTCGCCGAGCTTCTTGGAGACCGCGTCGTCGACACTGATGGAGAGATCGCTCTTGCCCGAGGTCGCATACGGCTTGCCGCCCGCCTGCCACAACAGGCCATGCCAGGCGGCGGGTGCGTTCCTCGCGAGATTGGTCAGGTAGACGTCCGGGTCCGCCTTGTGGAGCTTGCGAGCGGCGGCCGCGAACTCCTCCCAGGTCTCGGGCACTTGGATGCCGTGCCTGTCGAAGATGTCCTTGCGGTAGAGCATCCCCATGGGTCCGGTGTCCTGGGGCATCGCCCAGACTTCGCCGCCGGGTCCGCTGACCTGTCCCCAAGTCCAGTCGACGAACTGGTCCTTGAGTGCCGTGGCGCCGTACGGGGCAAGGTTCAGCAGGCTGTTGGTGATCGTGAAGGTGGGGATCGCCTGGTACTCGATCTGCACCATGTCCGGTGCGCCCTTGCCTGCCTTCAGCGCGGTACGCAGCTTGGTGTAGTGGGCGACGCCCTGGCCGGCGTTGACGACCTTGACCTTGATCGCGGGGTACTTCTTCTCGAAGAGCGCGATCTCCTGCTGGATTTCCGGGACCCAGGTCCAGAACGTCAGCTCGGTCGGCGTCTTCATCGCCTTGTCGATCTCGGCCTGGCTCACCGGCTCGGCGGAGGACGAGCCGGAGTCACTGTCGCCGCTGCACGCGGCGAGCGCGACACCGAGGGACACCGCGCCGGTCGAGGCGAGGAACCGCCGACGGCTCATGGAGGACGTGGGAACGATGGATCGGGGCATGGTGAACTCCCGCCGAAGGGCAGACGAATGGGCAGAGGGCAAGCGAATGGGCAGAGGAACGGAGCGCCTGGCGAGGGCGCTTCGTATGGGGTGAGACGGGGGTGGTGGGGTGTGCGCGTACGTCGGTACGCCGGTACGTCGTTACGTCGTTACCAGGGCATCGGGGTCGCCATGGTCGGGGCTGCGTCGCGCGGGCTGATGCGGCCGGCGTGCGCGTTACGTGCCGTACTGCGTCGTGCCGTACTGCGGAAGTCCACTGTTGTGGAGGCTTTTTGAGGGATAGTCAGCGAGGGCGGCTCGCTGTCCGGCGTGGGCGGGGGTGCCGCCCGGGCCGATGTATGCGGGGTCAGTTGGTGGTGCGCGGGCGTATCAGTTGGTTGGGGAGGGCGGGCGGATCAGCTGGTGATGGGCGGTCCGTCCCCGGTCGCGGGTAACGGTGCCGAGCCGCTCGAGCGGGAGTCCGAAGTCGTACGTCGCCCGCGTGCCGGGGTCTTCCGGGTCGGCGGGCGGGTCGGCGGGGGTGCGGTCGAGGCGCGGACGACGAGTTCGACCGGCGGATCGTGCGCCGGTGCCGGCTCCGCGTCCGGTTTCTCGATGGCCTGCACCAGGAGCCGGATCCCGTCCTTCGCCACGGCGTCGAAGGGCTGGCGCATCGTGGTCAGCGGAGGGATGACATAGGCAGCGATGGGGATGTCGTCGAAGCCGACGACGCTCACGTCCTCCGGCACCCGCAGGCCGGCTTCCGTCAGCGCGCGGATCAGACCGATGGCCATGTCGTCGTTGGCCGCGAACACCGCGGTGAGGTCACCGGCGGAGGAGAATTCGCGGCCCGCCGCGTAGCCGGACTCGGCCGACCAGTCGCCCTCGATCACGGACGGTTGTTCCCTGCCGCGTGCGGACAACGCCGCCCGCCAGCCCTCGAGACGGTCCCGGGCGGCGAACCACCCTTGCGGACCGGCTAGGTGATGAACCGTCACATGACCCAGGTCCAGCAGGTGTTCGGTGGCCGCCCGAGCCAGCGACTCGGCGCCGACCCCCGCAGCCACCGTGCGTGAACCGCCCAACGCCGCGGGCGCGCCGAGGACGAGGACCGGCACATCGACACTGAGCGAGACCAAGCCCTCGTCGATCGGTTCGGATACGACGATGCCGTCCACGCCCTGCTCGAGCAGTGACTCCACGGCCTGGGCGACGCCTCCCGGCTCGCCCTCCAGCGTGTTGACCACCCGGATCGCATAACCCGCGTCCCGGGCGGCCCGCTCGACGCCGATGAGCAGCGAGGCGGGCCCGAACAGGGCGGTTCCCAGCGTGACCACGCCGATGGTGCGGGAGCGCCCCGAGGCCAGTGCCCGGGCCGCGTTGTTCATCCGGTAGCCGAGTTCCTCGGCGGCTTCGAGCACGCGCCGGCGTACCTCGTCGGACACATACCGCTCACCGTTGAAGACCCGCGACACCGTCTTCTGCGAGACGCCCGCTCTCCGGGCCACGTCCACGCTGCGCGGCGCGGCGGGGCTTCCGCCCCGTCCTCCCACTCGCGTCATTGCGTCTCCCGTTGCTCGGCGGCTCAAATCCTAGCCAGTCATGGCCGGTTGTCTTGCGGCCGGTCCGGCTGACCGGCCGTATGACCGCGGTGTCATGACTGCGGTGTCATATCTACGCAGTCGAACAGAACGTGTCAATACTTCGCGCAACATCGCGGCAACCGCGGGTGCGGTCGAGTGCGGGCTGCCGGCGCGATGTTGCGCGAGGTTCACCAGCTGATTCCGGCCGCCACCGGCCGGTGGTCGCTGCCGGTGGCCGCCAGCACCCATGAGCTCGTGGGTTCCACGCCGCGGACCAGGATCTGGTCGATCCGCGCCACCGGGAAGGACGCCGGCCAGCTGAAGCCGAAGCCGTCCCCGGACGCGTCCTGGACCGAGTGCAACTGCGAGGTGATGCCGTCGAGCGCGCGGTCGTCGATGGTGCCGTTCAGGTCGCCGAGCAGCACCACGCGTTCGTTCCGCTCGGCGGCGACGGCCTGGCCGAGCGCCTGCGCGTTTCGGTCCCGCGAGTCCGTCCAGAAGCCCGTCCTGGGAGTCACGCGTACGGAACCCAGATGGGCCACATACACCGCCAGAGGCCCGTGGTCGGTGGTCACCGTGGTGCGCAGCGCCCGGTTGTACGCCAGCTTGACCTCGGCCGGCTTGGTGTCCCCCAGCGGCCCGGCGTCCTGCTCGATGTCGACCGGCCGGGTGTCCGACAGCGGCAACTTGCTCCACAGTCCGACCGTGCCCAGCACCGAGTGGTACGGGTACGCCTTCGCCAGCTCCTTCTCGTACGTCCCCCGGGCCTGCTCGGTGATCTCCTCCAGGGCCAGCACGTCCGCGCCGGAGGCCGCCAACTTGCGGGCGGTACTGGCGGGTTGGGGATTGTCGGCGCCGACGTTGTGGCTGACCAGCGTGAGGTCGCTGCCCGGCTGGGACTTGTCGCCGAGGAGTCCGCCGAAGAGGTTCAGCCACACCGTGACCGGCAGCAGCAGTGCGATCACCGCGGAGGCGGAGCGGCGCCACAGTGCCCCGGCCAGCAGCACCGGGATGCACAGGCCGAACCATGGCAGGAAGGTCTCCACCAGGCTGCCGAGGCCTCCGATCCCGTTCGGGATCTTCGGGTACAGCAGCATGAGCAGGCCCAGCAGCAGCGCCAGTGCGGCGAGTACCGGGCCGCGCTTCCAAGGGCCTGGCCGAGAGCACATGCGGATCATCCGGCGGATGCTCGCGCGCCAGCTCGCGGCACCTGCTTCCCAACGGACGCCCATACGCCGCGTACCGGAGCCGATGTCAGGACGGCGGGCGGCGGCTTGTCCGGTCTCCGCCGTGTCCACCTGCCCGATGGCCTGTCCTCGCTCACTGCCGGTCACTGCTGCATCCTCGGGTCCTCGGTGGGGTCGGCGTACATGCGCGGGCAGCCACGGTCGTCGATCGCCTGGGTGCGCACTTCGTAGTGCCAGGGTTCGTTCCGGTAGATCTGGCACAGGCCGTACTCGGCGCCGTGCTCGGACAGCCACGCCGTCGAATCGGAACGCCCGATGTCGACGGCGTCGCCGGACACGTGAGGAGACGTCTCCGGGGTGGCCACCCATCGGGCGGCCTCGTCCTCGGACCCGTACTTGGAGATCGCCTCGCGAAGAAGTTGATTCTGGTATTCCGTTGAACGCCAGCCGCTATTGACGTAGAACTCGACTCCGTCGTCAGCGGCATCCTTCGCGGCCTCACGGAGGGCCGTACGTAAATCGGGATCGAGTTTGGCCACGGCCGGAATCGCGTCATCGAAGACCGTCACGTCGTCGAGGACGACACCGTCAGCCTCGCCGAGCGCACCACCGTGCTCACCGTGACGCGGATTCGGTGGTGATACCGCCGGGAGTGACGAGGAAGGCGAGGTGGATGCGAGCTTCTGGCCCTGGCAGCCGAGGACTGCGGTGATCACGGCTATGAGCGCGATCAGGTCGACGACAAGGAATCGGCGAATTCGGCGAGTTGTGGTTCGGGCTGATGTTGGGGGTCGATTCATGCCGCCAGTGAAGGCAGCGCGGCGTTGCGGGCACGTATGCGATTTTCGATACGCGGACGATATGTGGCGGCTCGTAGCATCGAGTGCATGCGTGTGTTAATCGTCGAGGACGAACCCTATTTGGCAGAAGCCGTCCGCGATGGCCTGCGCCTGGAGGCGATCGCCGCCGACATCGCCGGTGACGGCGACACCGCTCTGGAACTCCTGAGCATCAACGCGTACGACATCGCCGTACTCGATCGCGATATCCCAGGCCCTTCGGGCGACGAGATCGCCAAACGCATCGTCGCCTCCGGCAGCGGCATGCCGATCCTCATGCTCACCGCGGCCGACCGTCTCGACGACAAGGCCTCCGGGTTCGGACTCGGCGCCGACGACTACCTCACGAAGCCGTTCGAACTGCAGGAACTCGCGCTCAGGCTCAGGGCACTCGACCGCAGGCGTGGGCATACCAGGCCTCCCGTACGGGAGATCGCGGGCGTGCGGCTGGATCCGTTCCGCAGAGAGGTGTATCGGGACGGCCGCTATGTCGCGCTGACCAGAAAGCAGTTCGCCGTACTCGAAGTCCTTGTGGCTGCAGAAGGCGGTGTCGTCAGCGCCGAGGAACTCCTGGAACGCGCGTGGGACGAGAACGCCGATCCGTTCACCAACGCCGTACGCATCACCGTCTCGGCCTTGCGTAAGCGGCTCGGCGAACCCTGGATCATCACCACGGTGCCGGGGGTCGGCTACCGCATCGACACCGCACCTCCGGGAGGGGACCGTGGATAGGCAGCCCGGGCTGAGCGTCCGCCTCAAGCTCACCCTCAGCTACGCCGGATTCCTCATGGTCGCCGGCTTCCTGCTGATCGCTGCCATTGGAGTGTTTCTCCTGCGAAAGGGGTGGTTGCGAACCAACCCAGAGGGGTCATGGAGAGCAACTCCGGGCACCGAATTCGTGCGCGGTTTCGCCCCCATGGCAGTCGCAGTAATGGCGTTCCTCCTGGTATTCGGCCTTCTGGGGGGATGGATCCTCGCCGGCCGCATGCTCGCACCCCTGACCCGCATCACGGACGCCACCCGCCGGGCCACGGACGGATCGCTCTCCCACCGGATCCGGCTGCCGGGCCACCAGGACGAGTTCCGCGAACTCGCCGACGCCTTCGACATGATGCTCGCGCGGCTCGAAGCACACGTCGCCGAACAGCGGAGATTCGCGGCCAACGCCTCTCACGAGCTGCGCACCCCGCTGACGGTCTCGAAGACCCTCCTCGAGGTGGCCCGCACCGATCCGGACCACGACACCGGCGAAATCATCGACCGCCTCCACGCCGTCAACACCCGAGCGATCGACCTCACCGAGGCACTGCTCCTGCTCAGCCGCGCCAACCAGCGGTCGTTCACCCGAGAACAGGTCGACCTGTCCCTCGTAGCGGAGGAAGCCACCGAAACGCTCCTCCCTCTGGCGGAAAAGCACGGCGTCACCATCGAGACCTGCGGCGACATCACCCCCACCATCGGATCGCAGGCGCTCCTGCTGCAGCTGACCACGAACCTCGTACACAACGCGATCGTCCACAACCTGCCCGAACAGGGCACCGTGTGGGTGAAGACCAGCGTCCGCCCCAACACTGTGGTGCTCACCGTCGAGAACACCGGCGAGAAGCTCACCCCAGAGCGGGTCTCGACACTCACCGAACCATTCCAGCGCGGCACCGAACGCATACACACCGACCACGCAGGCGTCGGCCTCGGCCTGGCCATCGTCAAAACCATCACCCAGGCCCACGACGGAACACTCACCCTCACCCCGCGCCCTGCCGGCGGGATCCGCGTCACCGTGGAACTGCCCGCGTGGGGCATGAGGAAGAACCCGGCAACATCCGGTACTTGAGGTGGGGTGGCACCGGAGGCCTCGACGGCCCGTACCTGTTCGAGTCGCACATCCGCGCCCCCGAGGTCGTCGAGGAGGCGAGAACCGCCGTCGAGCAGTACCGGAACGATGTGCAGCAAGCCCGTGAAATGTGGCTCGGTCCGTTTCTCGACCGGATCGACGACCGCTCCGACCGAACTGCAGCCACCGTCGGGCCAGTTGAGGTTCAGCGAGAGTGGGGAACTTGCCCCACGGGATGGGGGCCATGACAGCAGGCCAGTAGTTGCGATCGTGCCTACTTGCGCACGTGGAAGCGCAGCATGGTGACCCCGCCCGACTGGACGTTGCTGAACGGTTCCAGGTCGATCCGGTCGAGGCCCGGCGGCGCGAAGCGGACGCCGTCGCCGAGCAGCACCGGCAGCACGTACACCAGGATCTCGTCGACGAGGCCGCGCCGCAGGCACTGGGCGGCCACGTCGGCGCCGAGGATCTCCAGGTTCTTGTCACCGGCGGCGTGGCGTGCCGTGGCCACGGCTTCCTCGATGTCGCAGGTGAGGAAGGTGACGTTGGGGTCCGGCTCGTCGGGCGGGCGGTGGGTGAGGACGAACTGCGCCCCGCCCTCGTAGTCGGGGTTCTCGTCGGACATGCGCTTGCCGACCTCGTACGTGCCCCGGCCGATGAGCATGGCGCCCGTGGCCGCCATGACCTCCGGGAACGTCGCCGACGTCATGTGCTCGAAGATCCAGTCCATCGTGTGGCCGGGACCGGCGATGAACCCATCGAGGGACATCACCCTGTTCACGACCACTTTGCCGGTGCTCGCCTCCGTCATGCGTCTTCTCCAAGCAGGTGGAGGGCCGGGATCGCATCATAGGTCGGTGAGCAACATCTTCTCCGGCGGTAGCCACGACCTGGACCTGTCCAATGGCGCCACCGCGGTGTTCATCGACGTGCTGATGCCGGCCGTGTCCGATCTCGCCTCCGAGGACTGGGACTTCCGCTTCGCGGCAATCCGACGCACCAGCGGAGTTCAGCCAAGCCATCGAGACGTGGTGGGTAGAACTGGCCGTTGATGGCGGCACGGCCTCATAGTGGCCGGCCTGTCAGAACGCGGTGTAGCCGCCGTCCACGGGAAGCACTGCACCGGTGACGTATGACGACTCCGGGCCGGCGAGGAAGAGGATCGCGTCGGCGATCTCTTCGGGGGTGGCGAGTCGGCGGAGTGGGATGGAGTCCTCTCTCTCGCGACGGTAGGCCGTGGGGTCGGGGCGTCGCTGGATCGAAGCCTCGATGACCGGCGTTACGGTCAGGCCGGGGGCCACCACGTTGACGCGGATGTTGCGGGGCGCCCATTCGATGGCTGCGCCGCGCGCGAGGGCGATGAGGCCGCCCTTGGCGGCGGAGTACAGGGTCTGGTTCGGCATGCCGACCATGCCGAGGCGCGAGCTGACGCACACCATCGATGCCCCCGACTCGGGCGCCAGCGGCATGAGGTGCTTCATGACCAGGAAGGCGCTCAGGAGGTTGCTGTCGAGGACGTCGCGTGCGTCGTCGGCCGTCGTCTCTTCTAGCGGGCTGGACCGTTGGAGTCCGTGGCAGAGGACGACCACTCCCACTCCGTCCAGGTGATCCGCCGCTCGATCGGCGAGCTCGGAGACGAAGGCCTCGTCGTTTAGGTCTCCTGCGAGGTAGAGATCGTCCGGATGGGCCTCGGGCGGCTCGGGTCGCCGTCCGGTGAGCAGGAGGTTGGCGCCCTCGCGGCGGAAGCGGGAGGCGACCGCCTGGCCGATGCCGCTCGATGCTCCGGTGATCACGGCGTTGACGCCCTGCAGTCTCATGTACGTACGTTCCTCGTCAGTCTTCGGGCGGGTGGGCGCCACGGGGACTTCCCGCGACTTTGCGGAGATGTCCCCGTGGTGTCACCACCGTCGGCGTCGGCTCAGAGCAGCCTGTCCTTCGCCTTGTAGTAGGCCCCGCCAAACGGCAGGAACCAGGGCGTGCCGTTGTAGAAGGGGACGGGGACCTTCGGGAAGCCGAAGCCGCGCAGCGGGTTGGCCTCCGGCTTGCCGTCCATCATCTCGGCGACCGCACGGCCCATGTACGTGGCCATCTGGACGCCGTGACCGCAGTACCCCATCGAGTAGTACAGGCCGTTGACCTCGCCCGCGTGCGGGATGCGGTCCCAGGAGAAGCCGACCATGCCGCCCCACACGTAGTCGATGCGCACCCCCGCGAGCTGCGGGAAGATCTCGGTCATCTCCCGCTTGAGGATGTCGCCGCTCTTGATGTCGGAGGCCGGGTTGGAGGGGGCGAAGCGTGCCCGGCCGCCGAAGGCGAGGCGGTTGTCGGGGGTGAGGCGGACGTAGTGGCCGACATTCTTGTGGGCGACCATCAAGCGGCCGTTCGGGATGAGTTCCTTGGCACGTGCCTCGCCGAGCGGCTCGGTGACGATGATGAAGCTGCCGACGTTGATGAGCCGCTTGCGGAACCACGGCATCGACTTGTCGGTGTAGGCGTCCGTCGCCGCCATGACCTGCTTGGCTCGGATGGTGCCGTGCATGGTCTCCACCACGAAGCCGCCGCCGGGGAGGGGGGTGAGGCCGGTGGCGGCGTTGCGCTCGTGGATCTCGGCGCCGGCCCGCTCGGCGGCGTCCGCCAGGCCGCCGACGAACTTGCCCACGTGCAGGCCCGCGCTGAGCGGGTCGAGCAGGGCGCCGTGGTAGTAGTCCGTGCCGAGCTCGGCCCGCAGTTCGCTCTTGCTCAGGACGATCGTCTCGTGGCCGAAGTTGTCGGCCAGGTCGCGCTGCTTGGCCTGCAAGCCGTCGAAGTGCTGGGGCTTGCAGACCAGGCCGAGGCGCCCGGCGCGATTGAAGTCGCAGTCGATCTGTTCCTTCTGCGTGAGGTCCTCGACTACGTCGACCGCCTCGCGGAAGGCGTTGTACAGCTCGAGTGCGCGCTCCTGGCCGTAACGTTTGCGGGCCTCGGCGGGACTGATGGTGATGCCCTGGGTGCACATGCTGCCGTTGCGTCCGGAGGCGCCCGAGCCGACCTTGTCCTTCTCGACGAGGACGACGCGGGCGCCCTTGCGGGCGGCGTGGTAGGCGGTGGACAGGCCGGTGAGGCCGCCGCCGATGACCACTACGTCCGCCTCGTCGGGCAGGTCCTTTCCGGACCGGTCGGGCAGGGCGGGGGCGGTGTCGAGCCAGTAGGGGATCTGCTTCATGGCGTGCGTCCTCACATCGTGCGTGTCGTACCGGTGTTGTCAGCAGCCGAGCAGCGCCGGCAGGCCCGACAGGTCGGGCAGCTCGTCGTAGGGCTGGTAGTCGGCGCTGCCCAGGCGCCCGTAGCGGTTGATCCACACGCGGCGCTTCAGGCCGAGGTCGCGGGTCGGGATGTGGTCGTACTCCCAGCCCTGGGCGGTGTGGATGACCTGGGAGGGCTCGACGCCCATGGTCTTGAAGGCGTGCTCGAAGGTCTGACGGTCCGGCTTGTAGGCGCGGGCCTGCTGGGCGGTGATGACGTAGTCGAAGTCGACGCCGATGTTCTCGACGTTCCGCGCGATCAGGTTGTCGTCGGTGTTGGAGATGATGGCGATCTCGTACTTGCTCTTCAGCGCACGCAGCGCGTCCGGGACCTCAGGGAACGGGCCGAAGGTGGGCACGGCCTCGACGAGGGCGTCGCCGTCGGAGGTGCGGTACTCCAGGCCGTGCAGGCGCATGGCGTTGCGCAGGCTGGAGTGCAGGATCTCGTGGTACGGGCGGTAGGCCTCCAGGACGGCCTGGAAGCGCATGACGCGGAAGTCGTCGAGGAACTCGTCGACGTCCAGGTTGTCCAGGTCGAGCCGGTCCTCGAGGACCTTCAGGGTCGTGGGGCCGAGCTGGAAGTTGATGAGGGTGGCGTAGGCGTCGAAGGTGACGATCTCTCGCATGGTGTTCAGCCTCGATTCGCGGGTGGAGTAAGGGAGTTGGGGAGGTCAGACGACTTGCTCGCCGGGGGTGGCGATCGCGTCGAGTGCGGCCAGGTCGGCCGCGTCGGGGATCCAGTCGGCCGCCGCCGCGTTGGCGGTGACCTGCTCGGGGGTCATGGCACCGCAGATGACGGAGCCGACGGCGGGCAGGGCGGCCAGTCCGCCCACGGCCACCTGGAGGAGCGTCAGGCCGCGTTCGGCGCCGTACGCGGTGAGCGCCTCGACCTTGTCGAGGGCCTCGTCGGTCAGCCAGCCCTGCCGCCAGGACAGCCGGCTGCCGGGCGGGGGCTGCTCGCCGCGCCGGTACTTGCCGCTGAGCAGGCCGTTCGCGAGGGGGTAGTACGGCAGGAGACCCATGCCGTGGCGCAGGCAGGCGGGGATCACGTCCTGCTCCACGCTGCGGTCGAGCAGGTGGTAGCGGGCCTGGGTGGATACGAAGGCGTCGGTGAGCTGCTCGGCGGGGAGGTTGGAGCAGCCGAGGTACTGGATCTTGCCCTCGCCCACCAGCTCCACGAGGGCCTCGACGGTCTCGTCCAGCGGCGTGACGCCGTCCGGTTGGTGGTACTGGTACAGGTCGATCCACTCGGTTTCGAGCCGGCGCAGCGAGGCCTCGACGGCGTACCGGACGTAGCGGCGCGAGCCACGCGGGCCGTGCCGCTCGGCCTCCTCATCCATCTCCATGCCGAACTTGGTGGCCAGGATGACCTCGTCGCGGTGACCCTTGAGAGCGACGCCGAGCAGCCGCTCGCCGTCGCCACGCGCGCCACCAAGGTCGCCGAACCCGCCGTACATGTCGGCGGTGTCGAAGAGCGTGATCCCGGCGTCAAGTGCCGCGTGTACGACGGCAGTTGTGCCCTGCTCGTCGAGGCGGGAGCCGAAGTTGTTGCCGCCGACACCGACGACGGAGACGGCCGGGCCGCGTTCGCCGAGGGTGCGGTACCTCATGACCCGCTCCCGAAGCCGATGCAGACGTTCTTGATCTGCGTGTAACTCGCCAGCGCCTCCAGGCCCTTCTCCCGGCCCCAGCCGCTGTGCTTGTAGCCGCCGAAGGGGAGCTCGACGCCGGTGCCGACGCCGGTGGCGTTGATGTTGACCTGTCCGGCCCGGATGCCTTCGGCCAGGCGCATGGCCTTGTCGATGTCGCGGGTCCAGACGTAGGAGGACAGGCCGTACGGGCTGTCGTTGGCGATGTCCAGGGCCTCGTCCGCGTCGTCGAACTCGATGACCGTGATGACGGGGCCGAAGATCTCCTCGCGGGCGCAACGGGCCTGGTTGGTCAGGCCGGTGAGGACGGTCGGCTCGACGTAGTAGCCGTCGGCGAGCGCCTTGTCGGAGGGGGCACCGCCGCCCGCCCGGGCCGTGGCGCCCTCCTCGCGGGCCAGGTCCAGGTAGGCCAGCACCCGGTCGCGCTGCCGGGCTGCGACCAGCGGGCCGATATCCGGGTCGGTGAGCCCGGGGCCGATGCGCAGGGAGGCCGCGTACTCGACGAGCTTGTCCAGGAACTCCTCGGCACCGCGCTGGAGCAGCAACCGGGTACCGGCCGAGCAGGTCTGGCCGGCGTTGCCGAAGACCGAGGCCGCGATGGCGCCGAGCGCCAGGTCGAAGTCGGCGTCGGCGAAGACGACGACCGGGGACTTGCCGCCCAGTTCCGTGACCGAGGGCACCACGTTGGCGGCGGCGGCCTGGGCGACCTTGATACCGGTGGGCACCGAGCCGGTGAAGGTGACCTGGTTGATGTCCGGGTGACCGGCGAGGGCCGCGCCCGTCTCTCCGTCGCCGGGGACGACGTTCAGTACGCCCGGCGGGAGCCCGCACTCGATGGCGATGCGGCCGACCTCGAGCGGGGTGAGCGGCGCCTCCGGCGAGGGCTTGAGCACCACCGTGCAGCCCGCGGCCAGTGCGGGGGCGGAACCCCTCGCGGTGTTCTGCAGCGGGTAGTTGAACGGGATGATCTGCCCGGAGACGCCTATCGGCTCGCGGACCGTGTAGTCGAGCAACCCCGGGCCCAGCGGGATCGTGGAACCGCCGAGCTTGTCGGCGAAGCCCGCGTAGAACTCGAAGTAGCGGGCGGCGGCCTCGACATCGGCCTTGGCCTGGC carries:
- a CDS encoding haloacid dehalogenase type II, with protein sequence MREIVTFDAYATLINFQLGPTTLKVLEDRLDLDNLDVDEFLDDFRVMRFQAVLEAYRPYHEILHSSLRNAMRLHGLEYRTSDGDALVEAVPTFGPFPEVPDALRALKSKYEIAIISNTDDNLIARNVENIGVDFDYVITAQQARAYKPDRQTFEHAFKTMGVEPSQVIHTAQGWEYDHIPTRDLGLKRRVWINRYGRLGSADYQPYDELPDLSGLPALLGC
- a CDS encoding aldo/keto reductase — encoded protein: MRYRTLGERGPAVSVVGVGGNNFGSRLDEQGTTAVVHAALDAGITLFDTADMYGGFGDLGGARGDGERLLGVALKGHRDEVILATKFGMEMDEEAERHGPRGSRRYVRYAVEASLRRLETEWIDLYQYHQPDGVTPLDETVEALVELVGEGKIQYLGCSNLPAEQLTDAFVSTQARYHLLDRSVEQDVIPACLRHGMGLLPYYPLANGLLSGKYRRGEQPPPGSRLSWRQGWLTDEALDKVEALTAYGAERGLTLLQVAVGGLAALPAVGSVICGAMTPEQVTANAAAADWIPDAADLAALDAIATPGEQVV
- a CDS encoding aldehyde dehydrogenase family protein codes for the protein MSGDTQLLLIDGKPVPADDGRTFTVVDPSDGTDLAQVALAGKADVDRAVAAARAAFVAPEWARMRAADRGRILFRIAEAIRDQGERLARLESQDVGKPLRQAKADVEAAARYFEFYAGFADKLGGSTIPLGPGLLDYTVREPIGVSGQIIPFNYPLQNTARGSAPALAAGCTVVLKPSPEAPLTPLEVGRIAIECGLPPGVLNVVPGDGETGAALAGHPDINQVTFTGSVPTGIKVAQAAAANVVPSVTELGGKSPVVVFADADFDLALGAIAASVFGNAGQTCSAGTRLLLQRGAEEFLDKLVEYAASLRIGPGLTDPDIGPLVAARQRDRVLAYLDLAREEGATARAGGGAPSDKALADGYYVEPTVLTGLTNQARCAREEIFGPVITVIEFDDADEALDIANDSPYGLSSYVWTRDIDKAMRLAEGIRAGQVNINATGVGTGVELPFGGYKHSGWGREKGLEALASYTQIKNVCIGFGSGS